Sequence from the Pseudophaeobacter arcticus DSM 23566 genome:
GCCGTGGATGCGTCGCTGGGGGCTTTTGACACCCCACGCCCGCTCACGGCGAAGACCGGCCCCGGCGCAGCCCTATTTTGGCTGAACCGGGGCCACATTATCCACCTGCCCTGGGCAAACTTTTCTGAGTTTTGGGACGATCTCATTGGCGGTGTTTGCGTCTGCATCTTCCCCCTGCTTCTTTTGTTTCTGGAGTTTGTGAAGTGACCGAAGAATTTAAAACCCGGCGCACGTCCCTGGCCCCCATAGCCGCCGCACTAGCGGGTGCGACCTCTGAGTATGCGGAACGCCGCCAGGAGGTCCAAGACGTCCATATGGATCTGTGCAGTGCCCGCCTGTGGGGCGCCCCCAACCTAGGCGAAATTTCGGCAAAATCTGATGCCGCCGTCGAAGCCATGAGCGCGGCACAAGAGAAGGTCGCCGACCTGATGGCCACCCTGCAGTCCACAGGCGCCCTCGCCAATTTCTACGCCTTCGTCTCAACCCAAGACCGGGCTGCAACCTGATGCCCGGCGCGCAGATCATAGAGGGTCGTTTCCCGGCCCCAGAGCGCGCCGAATTTGCCGGTCACGCCGCACAGAACGGCGGGCCTTCTTCAACTGAACCCAAGTTAACTGGAGCATCCACAATGACCCCTCCAAATTGGCAGAATGTTCAATCCCTGCCGGTCGCAGATATTGAAATAGAAGAGCGCCTGCGCATCGCCTCCGACACGGCAGTCGCCAGTATCGTTTCATCCATTCAGGAAGTCGGCAGCATCCTGCAACCCTTGTTGGTGCGCCGGGTCAAAACCGGCTATCGCCTGATGGACGGGCTGCACCGCCTGACCGCCGCGAAGCAGGTCGGCCTGGAAGAAGTACCGGTCAAAGTGAGCGATTGTACCAATGACCAGGCCATCCGTATTGAGGTTGATGCCAATGTGGCTGGTGCCCCGCTTTCGGCACTGGATATGGCGGTATTTCTTGCTGCCCATAAGGAGCTCTATGAGCGCGAAAACCCCGAGACGAAGCGAGCTTTCAAAGCCAACCAGGCAAGGCGTGGCGATTGTACTGACATAATGTCAGTACAATCATTTGCCTCCAACGCTGCAGAGGTGTTTGGCAAGGGTGAACGCCAAATCTTCCGCCTGATCAGCGTGGGCGAGAAGCTCTCCAGAGAAGAAATCACCCTCCTCCGCAAAGCCCCAAAGAAGGTGCAGTTCAAAGACCTGGAACACATCGCCAAATGCGGCGAGCCAGAAGACCGGAGCGCGATCTGCATGGCCCTGGGCACCGGAGAAGCCAAATCAGCAAAAGAGGTGCTGGACCGCAAAAAGGCGGCAGGCGCGCAGGTACAATCCACCACGGGGCAGCAGGTCTCAAAGCTCAAAGACGCCTATTCCCGCGCCAAGAAGGCCGCCCGGAAAGAGTTTGTCAGACTGCATTGCGATGAGCTGATCGAGCTGATCCACGAGATTGCCTTTGAAGAAGACAAGGCGGCCGAGGTTGTCCCCTTCACCAGCACGCGTGAGGCGGGGCAATGAGCGTGGATATCACCCCTGATCAGGAATGGTGGTCTGCAGAGCAGATAGCCGAGGCGCGCTTTCCTGGTCTGCCTGGAACGGCGCGAGGCGTGAACATCTTCGCCATGCGCGAAGGCTGGCGCGGTGCACCAGGGGCGATCATGCGTAAGCCCGGGCGCGGCGGTGGTCTGTTTTATCACTGGTCCGTGCTGCCCTTTAACGCCCGTTTAAAGCTGATTGAACGGGACGCAGAACGTAAAATTGAGCACCCGGAAGAGAGCCTGGATCGCGGTCGGGCCTGGGCGGAATACGAGAGCACCAGCCAGAAGGCAAAAGACACGGCTGCTGAACGGCTGGATGCGCTCAACAAAGTAGAGCTCTTGCACCTGAGCGGTGCGACCCATGTCGTGGCTGTTGAAGTGATCGCAAAGGAAAAGGATGTCAGTGCCCGCACGGTCTACAACTGGTTGGCAATGGTTGAAGGCGTAGCAGATGCGGACCGCCTGGCCTATCTGGCACCTCGCGCGCCAAAGAAGCGGGTCAAGAAAGAAGACCGTGCGCAGTACCTCCCCTTTATGGACTGGCTGCAAAGCGCCTTTCTGCGGCTGGAACAGCCGACCTTCGCGCAAAGCTATCGCGCCGCCACTCGGGAAGCAAAGCGACAGGGCTGGGACTACCCGATCCTGAAGACCGCCAAACGCTGGGTGGACGCCGAGGTGCCGCGCACCACGCAGGTGTTCAAGCGCCAGGGTATGAATGGCCTCATGCGCTGCTTCCCGGCGCAGATCCGCGACCGGTCCTCTCTATCTGCCCTGGAAGCGGTCAACGCCGACTGTCACAAGATCGATGTCTTCGTGAAGTGGCCAGATGGCACGGTAAATCGCCCTCAGATCGTGGTGTTCCAGGACCTCTACTCAAACAAGTTCCTGTCCTGGCGGGTGGATCACGACCCCAACAAGGTCATGGTAATGGCAGCCTTTGGTGAGATGGTAGACAAATGGGGCATTCCCAAACGCTGCCTGTTTGATAATGGCCATGAGTTTGCCAACAAGTGGATGACAGCCGGGGCCCCTACGCGCTTTCGATTTAAAGTCCGTGAGACCGATCCAGTTGGCGTGCTGCCACTCCTGGGCATTAAGATGCATTGGGCGACGCCAGCGCATGGGCAGGCAAAGCCAATTGAGCGAGGCTTTCGTGACATTGCCAGCGACGTGGCAAAGGATCCGCGCTTTGCCGGTGCCTACGTTGGCAACCGACCCGAGGCCAAGCCGGAGAACTACGGCAGTCGTGCCATCCCGCTGGAAGAGTTTCTTGAGGTTCTGGAAGAGGGCTTTGAAGAGCACAACGCCCGCCTTGGGCGGCGGTCTGACACTGCAAATGGCCGTTCCTTTGATGAGACCTTTGCCGAGAGCTACGCCAAAACCACGCGCCCAAGGGCAACAGAAGAACAGCGCAATCTCTGGCTCATGGGACAAGACACCAAGAAGCTGCACAAACAAAACGGCAGCCTCACCTTCCACAAGAATATCTATCACTGTGCCTGGATGAGCCAGGAAGCGAACAAGAATGTAGTTGTCCGCTTTGACCCTGAGGATCTGCACAGCGGCGTCCATATCTACGCGCCCTCCGGCGAATACATGGGCTTTGCTGAGTGTCAGCAAAAGATCGGCTTCTTTAGCCATGAAGACGCCAGGGCGACCGCTAAGAAGAAGCGCGCGATTGTGAAGGCAGAGAAGAAACTGGCAGAGCTGCACGCACCCGTTTCTCCGGAACAGCTCGCAGAGGATCTGAGGCAGACCCGCGCCCAAACCAAGGTCACGCCCTTGGTAGAAGCCAAAGTCGTGTCCCCAGTCTTTGCCAATCGCGTATCCGCCTCCAACTTCCGGGACCACAACTCCCCGGCAGCCGAGGCCGCACAGGATGCCCTCATTTTTGAGATGAGCACGGCCAAACAGAGACGCAAACCCAAAGCAGCACCAACAGAGAAGTTCGCAGTGGCGAAAGATCCGGATGCGCGCTTCCACCAGGCGCTGGAAATCCAGGAACGGCAAAACGCGGGCGCTCCGGTGGGCGAGCGGGAGGCGAGCTGGCTGGACGGGTATCAGACCCACCCGGAATTTGAGGCTCGCATTGAGCTTCACAAGAGCTTCGGCAGCAACGACGCCGGATAGATAATCAAAAAGAAGAAGCCGTCGCCTGGCTTGGACCCCGTGGCGACGGCAACCGATGGAATAGGAGCGAGCATGTCACAGCAGATGGAAATCGGCAACAGCGTCCAACCCCTGACCAATGTGGCGGCGATGGCCACTTTGGTGAAGGAGTTGCAGGGCCGGACCTTTGGAATGCCAGGTCTTGGGGTGTTTTATGGCTATCCCGGCTATGGCAAGACCTTCGGCGCGATTTACTGCGCCACCACTTTTGACGTCATTCACATCTCCATGCAGGGGGATTGGACCAAGAAGACCTTCCTGGAACGTCTCTTGATGGAGCTCGGTGTGCCACCAAAGCGCACTATCCCGGATATGGTGTCGCAGGCCTGCGAAGAGCTGGCCATCGACGGGCGCACCTTGATTGTCGACGAGTCTGATTATGCCTTCCGGCGCGGCATCATTGAGCTGATCCGCGATCTGCACGACGGCTCTGACACCCCCATTGTCATGATCGGCATGGAGGAGTTTCCACAGAAGCTCCAGAAGTACGAGCTGATCCATAGTCGCGTGATGTCCTGGGCGGCTGCTGAGCCTGCCATTCTGCGCGACGCCAAGCTTCTGGCCTCAGTCTACGCAGAAGGCGTGGAGATCAGCGAGGACCTATTGGACGCGATTATGGTCCGCAACACCGGCAATGTGCGCCGCATGGTGGTTGATATTGCTCAGGTGAAAAGCGAAGCCCTGGCACAGGGTGTCGATGCAATGTCGCTGGAGGATTGGGGCGGGCTACAGTTCCGCCGCAAGGATGCGCCGTCTCCACGCCGGGGGCTGAAGTAATGCCCCTTTTGCCGCGCACACCTCGCGATCCATCGGAACAGAAGATCCTGGAGTATATCTGCGCCCAAGACCGCTTCACCTACTCAGATGTGGCTGAGCATTGCGACACAAGCAGCTGGGCGCGTAGGGTTTTCCTGAAGGAGCTGCAACGCCAGGGAATGGTAAAGCCCTGCGCGCGTGAAGGTAAAGTCCAGTATTTTTCGGTTGTTCGAGGCAATGGCCAACCAC
This genomic interval carries:
- a CDS encoding ParB/RepB/Spo0J family partition protein translates to MTPPNWQNVQSLPVADIEIEERLRIASDTAVASIVSSIQEVGSILQPLLVRRVKTGYRLMDGLHRLTAAKQVGLEEVPVKVSDCTNDQAIRIEVDANVAGAPLSALDMAVFLAAHKELYERENPETKRAFKANQARRGDCTDIMSVQSFASNAAEVFGKGERQIFRLISVGEKLSREEITLLRKAPKKVQFKDLEHIAKCGEPEDRSAICMALGTGEAKSAKEVLDRKKAAGAQVQSTTGQQVSKLKDAYSRAKKAARKEFVRLHCDELIELIHEIAFEEDKAAEVVPFTSTREAGQ
- a CDS encoding transposase domain-containing protein, producing the protein MSVDITPDQEWWSAEQIAEARFPGLPGTARGVNIFAMREGWRGAPGAIMRKPGRGGGLFYHWSVLPFNARLKLIERDAERKIEHPEESLDRGRAWAEYESTSQKAKDTAAERLDALNKVELLHLSGATHVVAVEVIAKEKDVSARTVYNWLAMVEGVADADRLAYLAPRAPKKRVKKEDRAQYLPFMDWLQSAFLRLEQPTFAQSYRAATREAKRQGWDYPILKTAKRWVDAEVPRTTQVFKRQGMNGLMRCFPAQIRDRSSLSALEAVNADCHKIDVFVKWPDGTVNRPQIVVFQDLYSNKFLSWRVDHDPNKVMVMAAFGEMVDKWGIPKRCLFDNGHEFANKWMTAGAPTRFRFKVRETDPVGVLPLLGIKMHWATPAHGQAKPIERGFRDIASDVAKDPRFAGAYVGNRPEAKPENYGSRAIPLEEFLEVLEEGFEEHNARLGRRSDTANGRSFDETFAESYAKTTRPRATEEQRNLWLMGQDTKKLHKQNGSLTFHKNIYHCAWMSQEANKNVVVRFDPEDLHSGVHIYAPSGEYMGFAECQQKIGFFSHEDARATAKKKRAIVKAEKKLAELHAPVSPEQLAEDLRQTRAQTKVTPLVEAKVVSPVFANRVSASNFRDHNSPAAEAAQDALIFEMSTAKQRRKPKAAPTEKFAVAKDPDARFHQALEIQERQNAGAPVGEREASWLDGYQTHPEFEARIELHKSFGSNDAG
- a CDS encoding AAA family ATPase; this encodes MSQQMEIGNSVQPLTNVAAMATLVKELQGRTFGMPGLGVFYGYPGYGKTFGAIYCATTFDVIHISMQGDWTKKTFLERLLMELGVPPKRTIPDMVSQACEELAIDGRTLIVDESDYAFRRGIIELIRDLHDGSDTPIVMIGMEEFPQKLQKYELIHSRVMSWAAAEPAILRDAKLLASVYAEGVEISEDLLDAIMVRNTGNVRRMVVDIAQVKSEALAQGVDAMSLEDWGGLQFRRKDAPSPRRGLK